From Apium graveolens cultivar Ventura chromosome 9, ASM990537v1, whole genome shotgun sequence, the proteins below share one genomic window:
- the LOC141686876 gene encoding uncharacterized protein LOC141686876 has product MVDKYMIYYVDPLLMLYFGTSLLRSWMRTYRTILQDDLEEPIIMIIASAKIYLYEEKVQVGHVWSTKFFLNYHHHSVAQLRQRYNSGDFSEEDFSSVKVEKVRQFNLEEILNLGPEFTKKEVICNVKIWKVATGMGWFFRTCTSCYRENENVDELFKCVMCNSDIPHPLKKFRIYAETLDSTSEIGIILEDREVRSLIEKTVYDFIDEVPF; this is encoded by the exons ATGGTTGATAAATATATGATTTATTATGTAGATCCACTATTGATGTTATATTTTGGGACAAGTTTGCTGAGGAGTTGGATGAGAACTTACAGGACGATCTTACAGGATGATCTAGAGGAACCTATAATCATGATAATTGCTAGCGCAAAGATATATCTTTATGAAG AAAAAGTCCAGGTTGGACATGTATGGTCTACAAAGTTTTTCCTCAATTATCATCACCACAGTGTTGCTCAACTTCGTCAAAG GTACAATAGTGGTGATTTTTCTGAAGAAGATTTTTCAAGTGTTAAGGTAGAGAAAGTCCGACAATTTAACTTGGAAGAAATATTGAATCTTGGTCCTGAATTTACAAAG AAAGAGGTTATCTGTAATGTCAAAATCTGGAAAGTAGCAACAGGAATGGGATGGTTCTTTCGTACGTGTACATCATGCTACCGTGAAAATGAAAATGTGGATGAGTTGTTCAAATGTGTTATGTGTAACTCTGACATTCCACATCCCCTGAAAAA ATTCAGGATATATGCGGAGACATTGGATTCCACTAGTGAAATTGGCATAATACTGGAAGATCGGGAAGTTCGTTCATTGATAGAAAAAACTGTTTATGACTTTATTGATGAGGTGCCATTCTAA